The region tctgacctcctattattttctccagcatcaatctttccacttctcacggcactttcaatcatttcaccgctcatgactatgtctgaaaaactcttcgaagcacttcctaacatgtgggtgatgaacggggccttcaatgtgttgatgaagagcatcgtcatttctttctctaggagtggcggctgaacttggatagcgacctccctccacctttgtgcgtattgcctaaaactttcattaggctttttctccatattttgaagggtaattctgtcaaggaccatatcagctacatgactgtattgtttcataaaggcttgtgctaaatccctccaagaactaatctggatacgcgtcaattgattgtaccacttagacgctcccctgtgaggctatcttgaaagcagtgtatgagcagttggtcgttgttgacgtatccggccatacgcctacagaacatagtaatatgagcttctgggcagctggtcccattatatttctcgaattccggcatcttaaatttgtaaggaagcaccaaatccggaactaaactcagatctttcgcatctattccacgatagccgtcgatactttctatcgccctaaacttctcttcaatccatttccatttctcctcaaactgctttggtaactcctccttcatcttgtctttctccgctacttcatcgaagtccgGGACAACCAGATTATCGTCAGGACTAGAACCAGATCTGACCTGAAGGTTCTTCGGTATTGAAGCGTCACCTTGAAAGTGTTGAGGCCTAATTGAAACAGAAGATCTTCGTGGATGTGGTTCAATCTGAATTTGCGCTTGCGGAGGCGTGTATCCTGGAGAAAAAAGTGGCTCatcattgtttccttcttcatcgcaaaccacaggatttttccctttatccactcccttggttattaattgcgtcaatttagtcattagttcatcctgagactccttcatcttttgtgccatgtctttctggatcttttccatatgttctttcatttgcacctgtaactggtcttgcatctctttttgcgtttgctctagtttctctaatctttgatccatttctttgactttgcgacgagtaccgtaaggatgtttggttgattggttttccagattagctgaaataattttacataattagggtcacttcgtgaaaatctaatgcatatgatgcaatgtaatgcaaatgcatgaaatgaatgcctaaagagacgttgattctgattcaattacatttaggaaacttttctagaaagcaaattcccttacataaaacggatacatgtacgacctcaccctcatattccaagaaacaacatcgatttttttttcttcatccgcatgtttgaggtaatctcaccaatagatgccattgctagctcattttcttgatcttggtcgcgatccatcatctgcccatcttcataaggcttgtcagcttgttgaaggcttttggacaatcgtctcgaatccccaggccaccaagcaaggtcacgaactcttccattgccattcttgtgtttctcagaatatgtttgggaagtcgtattgttttccactttatcaaggaattcgtattccatgacaagctttctaatttagtaattggatttgaatccatatctctttcctaaaatgcaaatgcaatgcaatcataatcaaaacacaacaagaagggttagtacaaaacataagcaagcacagaaaacaaaaagtacctaatcaggtagatactaggggtttggagtggctctacctaggttaagttcctaagtctactatatgagggttggttctaaagtaagggtacccgaaccagcagattcctcgatcctcacccattataggctcatacggactgagttcagttcaggggaatacatttccctatggccatgcggagatgaaaatctcacgaagacataggtacggatgtatcccgaaagcgattcactatcccatgcggaggtgaaaacctcacgaaggcgtagcttctcactcccacttaaaagggtatgaccaacggtcatgcaatgcaatgtgcaaaaataaatctgaacttaaacacagtaattatgaatcacaatgacgaagatcataataaagataaataaaaatacaatgaaaggatcgtatatttaaactaggtttttaatttttgacaaaaagacaaaaagtaatcaactcatggcttgactctcgtgtttgtccccagcggagtcgccaagctgttgacaccattttttggatgaaaacggggtcgacttggattttgaaaatgaaaacgggagtcgccaccaatcttttattaaggtgtgattggatcaccttgaaaagtagtTGCTTTTAATAAACGAgtggattttattaaaacaacaattttggtctgcgaaatttagaaaacgggttcgggagtcggttacgtacggggaaggattagcacccccgtaacgcccaaaattggtacctagccgATTAcctgatgtcttagtgtcgaacattgaaaactttaaagaaatttaaaatacgatccttttttttttaaaaaattcgaaTGGCATGAGTTTAaattcaataggatatttgacaatttggttaaacgagaaatcgaaacccagtaccttagggcacgttcctcgaatttccaaacgcaaaacattgccttatttttgaaaagttttcaaaaggatatttagctatttggtcgaacgagaaatcgaaacccagtaccttagggcacgttcctcgaattttcaaacgcaaaatattgccttatttggaaacatttcccttttttaaaatatgatattcaTGTGCATGGCGGAATAATAAACATgattatgtaaataaaaaaatgaacaaaacgaataataaataaatcatacattccatagcaaataaataaataaataaataaactgaaGCATAAAAAATAGACATATAAATACATAGTAAATGATCATACAAAACAATAAAGGGAAAATagatgaaaatgataaaatatgaacatgtatatgtacatgtatatttaAGGGAAATATGTAtagtatgtatatacataaaattataaaaaaatgaaaaaatatatgtgaattataagatataaaaatataagtatttacatgtatatgtatatagattataaaatacaaagatatgtaaaatataagtatgtacgttaatttataaaaacaagaaaaatatatgcatatatgcattataaaatatatatatatataagtaaatatgtacacatatacgtatatacgtatataactatcataaaatataaaaagtatgtatataaatatataaaaatataaaaatatatactcctatatatataaaagcaataataataataataaatgataatacgctaaaataatgaagaaaataataaaagtgtTAAAAAGGGACTAGATCGAAGTAAAAGCCACAACACGGGGCaaaatcgaaaataaaaaaacaaaagggactaaatcgagagaaaagtaaaatttaagagccaaatttaaaaagaaaagcaaattaGGGCCCAAATGCAACACGAGTAAAAATGGAGGGACCAAAATGGGAAATATTCCCGCTCACCAAAACACTGCGCTTCAGGTTGGACCAAATTGTAAATCAGAATAGATTTCAGGGCGaatttaaaaaaccaaaaaaaaaacagattgcAAGATTAtttaaaagcggaagggctaaagatgcaattagcccttccgtcgaaaacacgcggatcctctaggcGGGTCGGGTCGACACGCGGGTCAGGCCatatcaaaacggcgccgttttatatCAGCATTTAAGCCCAAATTTTCTGAAAAAAATCCATTCAACccttctattttaaaaaataaaatttcaaaactctctcctctctcatcttcttccccagaATCCGGCCACCGGTCCGGCCCGGCCTCCGGCGTAGCACCGCCGCGTGCGGTGGCCGACGTCTCAAAATCAGATCTTTTTGATCCTAGTTCAAAGCTGAGTGCCTCTTAGGCACGGATCTGGGGCCGAATCTCGTGAAACAAAGGCCAAAGACCCGAACAAGGGCGAAACCGCTCGCCTTCCTCCACGTCCGGCGCGGTGCAGGTAAAAAAGGTAAAAAGCCttctcctttattatttttctttatgttttcaagttaaaaataaataaataaacttgaaagaaataaaaatagtaagcaaaagaaaagataaaactgAGCAAAAAAtgttcaacctttttctttctgtTCTTTTTATAAAAATCGAGGCCCAACCCCCCCTTTTACATTGAAAATGAATGGCTCTTGATAGCCGATTATACCAAGTCCTATTGTTGTTTTGTTACTGTTTGCTGCGTTTCTGTTTCTGTTGCTGCTTCCGTCATGTTTGCAGGTGTTCAAGGAGGTGATGGGAGCAGGTGGAGGAGAGATGGCTATGGGACGGCTGTGAACAGAGGGCAGGTGAGGCGGCCAGGAGCAGGTGCGGCACAAcagggggctagggtttctgcccTAGTCTGACTGGGTTTGGGGCcggttgggcttattgggccgttTGGGCTCTGCCAATTGGGCTGATTGGGTTAGGCTAGTGGGTTGTCTTGTAATGGGTTTGGGAAGGGTTCAGATTGGGCTTGTACACATGTATATCCTCAAGGCATGGGAATATCTAAGGTGAAAGCCTCGAATCTTTTAATGTCCTAAGTCTTTGAGGATTCGGAGTCCAACCATGCACAATTGCGATGCACGGATCTTTGATTTCTAACATGTATGTCATAAATGAGTTTTATCCAATTATTTTCCGTTAATCATCTATTATGTTTTATACTGATTCAATTCTACGTTGGAATTGCTTGAGCATATATTTTTACTAGAGTGCGTACTCTCAATCCTCGTATATCCTCCATATTATGTTCCCACTCCAACCAGATTTGCAACTATATTCATCTACATAAGATTGATCTGGCAACACTGAGAAACATATGGAGCATGTACCTGGTACATCTGTTCTTGAGATCGAATGAACCGCCATAGTTTGACCACTTCAGATGAGATCTATGGAGAAAGcctcaaagccaaatcttcatcctTCGTCCAAACAAAAGGAGGCATGTCAAACCTTGGCCCAGCCACAGATCGGTAGATATAGAGCTTATCGACTGTGCAGTTTTCGGGTCTTGAATCAGGAGGTCCCCTCTCATCTATAACTTCAACATTCAGCCTGGGCATCTTCTGACTTAGCAGCTTACAAGCTTCGAAACTCACGGAGCAGGAAGACATCCAAAGGGATTGCATTGTCTCCAGCTTTGCAGCATTGGTCAAAAGAGCCTTGTCTCCGAAGGGGCAGTCCCTAATTTCTAGTTTCCGTAGGCTTTCACACCCTGAAAGCACGTGATGGAGTCCCAAATCACTATCTCCTGCAAAAGCCACGGATAGCATTTCCAGCTTTTTTGCATATTTTCCAATATATTCAAACACGCAATCTGTGAGGAGACCAGAGAGGGAAAGCCGTATGAGAGCCTTGCAATGCTCAACAATGGCTCCGAAGCCAACATCAAATGGCTCTCCGGTCAGGTAATCAGCTGTATTTGGCTCAATTATACAAAGACGAAACCGGTTCAAGTTTGGACGGTTCTGAGCAATTGTGACTAGAGCTGCATTAGACATTCTGCGGCAGAAGTACAAAACTGATTGTAACTTAGGACAACCCAAAGAAACAGCAACAAGGCCCTGTTCTGTCAAGGATGCATTTGGTTCTGCATCAAACGGGTCTGATGGAAAAACCCGTAATTCCTGCAGGTCCTTGCAATTAGATGCAAGTGCTTCAAGGCCACTGTCTTCAATATAATCAAGTACCTGAAACCATAATTGACAATTTAAAAGAGAAGGGAGATTCAGTTCAGTTATTAGAACATTTTATGCAACGATTGGCATAGTTTAAAGGTGATCAGTAAACCACTTAATGTTCAAAATATGCGCTCAATTGTTTTAAAACAGTTATGAACTGAAGATACCATAACAAGCTTACCAATAGGCGCTGCAAACTCGGACAGTGGCTTACAAGCTTGATGAGATCAGGGCTTAGTATAGTTGCGTAACTCAAGTTCAGTGACGTTAATCTAGAGCAGACAGAGTAAATAGCTGGAAGGTAATCCGGAACCACATCCCAAAACCCAGACAAACTCCTTAGTTCCTTGCAATTAGAAAAAGCTCCAGCCAAGTTTGAGAAGACATCTGAACGTAGCTCAGCCGAATAGGTGCAAGCGCTGAATTCAACCAGCTGCGGTGCAAGTCGTAATATGTTGGCAGTCTTATCAAGGGGAACAGCGCGGTTGAGTTTAAGGGACCTGAGGTTCGGACATCTACTGACCAGGCGCTCCAAAGCCGAGAAACTAACTTCACCAGATCCTAAACAGGAAATGTTAAGAGACACCATGGATGTGTATGTCTCAGGAAAATGGCTGAGCCAATGCACACTCGAATCATCCACTTCACTTTCTCGCAAGTCCAGCTCTCTCAGGTTCCTACATTGCCAAGCAGAAAATCAACATATTGTATACTTTTACTAGATTAAATCCAAGAGTTAAAACATaagaaatcaagaaaatcaatggTGGCTAATGAACAAAATTAGAAGATGACCATTGTCattgaaattgaaaatgattAATCAGATCTGATAAAAGCAAACAGTGAACCTTAAAAATATACAAGTAAACAGTTCTTTCAATCAACTTCATTACTAGGTAACGTTATAATTACTCCATTAAGAAAAGTGCAGCTAAAAACAAGACAAATTGAAGTAAAATTCCAACTGAAAGTTGAAACGAAAAGGTGTTTATGAAGCTTACTTGCAACTAGCAGCAATGGCAGCAAGTCCATCAGTTGAAAACCCTTCACAAGAAGCAAGCACCAATACTTTGAAATCCTTAAATGACTTAGCAATAAGCTCCAAGCTTTCATCCGTGACGACCATCCGTTTAAGCCGAATCTCGTCGAGCCAAGGGTAAGCGCCAGCCATCTCCGTAATCCACGGCAAAACGTAACCGCCCCAGCCGTCCGGTACCAAATTGAAGTCAGTGAAGTGCGGTTTCCCTTTCAACTCAATGGATCTAACTTGCGGGAACCGTCTGATCACCATCTCAGGGCTCACAGCATAACAGTTCCCGACGAATATCTTCCTCCGACACCACCGCTCGATCTCGTACCACGATTTACACACTGCCGATACCACGTTCCGATCCTTTTCCGATTGTATGAACGAGAATACATGCTCCAGCACCTCATCTGAGAGCGAAGACGCTAATCTCTTCGGCATTAAttaccccccaaaaaaaaatgaaaacttctgacagaaaagatgaaaattttctctcaaatttcctccTTTTGACGGATACTACAGTTTCGTTAAGATTTTAAGTTCGTTTTCAGAAATGAGACGCCATTAAAGGAGATTAagcttaagctgacgagacaacagtgaagaagaagaagaaaggataAGGATTTTTATTTTCGTGTTGGGAAGAAGGGTTAGATTTTAACcatggttaattaagtaattctCTTGTTTTTGTGGGGATATTGATAGGCGTTTAGGGTAGTGACACGTGGTTGGGAAGAGATGTGGGCGCGTACGATGGACGGTGAAACGGAGCCGCACGGATTTTTGTATTTTGTCTAAGggctagtttggatgggcggtgtgtttacctccggtgagattaaaaatagcggtggcggtgagattagttactgtagtgGTGAAATtggatactgtagcggtgagattagaaacaatggtggagtgtgtgtttggattcaaacgtaACTGTAGTGGtgaggtgagaataaaaaatgactattaaggacattggattagaattgatatataatataagttatttaaattattttacttttttaaattattaaaatatgtaaatttataaattcatttaataaaatattaaaatgtatcttctaatattttaatgaattatataattaatttaaattatttattagataaaatgatagttatttttatttaattttttccaaaataaaaatatgattaaacTCGTCCATTTCAACTCATTCTTCTTCATGTTTTTTTCTTCTCTGAATACCCATTCCTGCCTTCATATTTTTTCCAGTTTGTGAAACTAATGCCTAATAATTTAAGCCAAAATTGGGGAAAAAATATAGACCAAGTAATAACTTCACTGCTAGATTAAATTCATTCTCTTCTTCAATGTAATTTCTGAAACTAGAATCTGTATATTCTTTTAACTTCCTTGAGAATCCCCATATCTTCTTTTCAGCTTTTTCATCTCACTTTCTTTAAACACAACCATTTAAAGTCACCTAACACCTTTTCAATTtgctcttatttttattttagattcaaAATAACAGCCGACCACCATGGATGTAAGTTGTGTTTCTCTTCTTGTTTGAATCTCTTCTTTAAAGCTAAATCTAAGGTGGGATTTTTCTTGTTTTGCCTGTTTAACTAGGATTATAATTGCAAGAGAAGTGGGCAGATTCCAACATTTGGAGACTGGGATCATGCAAATGAATTGCCCATAACTCAGTACTTTGAATCTGCTCGTGAAGCTGGTTTGATTCGTTTCAGCTCTTCATCAGCAAAACCCAAACCTTATCTTACTGTTGATTTGAAAACCAAACATCCTCGTAATCATGTTCCTGTTAGAAAGGTTAGCtagctcttcttcttcttctaagaATCTTGCTGAATTTGAGATAAGAGAATGAATGGGGGTTGGTATAATATTTAGGGTATTATTGTCTTCTAAAAATATCTACTACCCTACTGGAGCTTTTACCACTAGTCAACTTATGGCTGTCCAGTGCAGTTGAAACTTCTCACTGTGCTGGAAGCCAACACATCCAAAGGCTGTCCACAGTCCAGTCCAATGCAGTGAGATTGATAATAAAGGGGAAAAAATTCAACGCACTGGTGTGCGTTGGTATCCAAAGGAGCCCTAAATAgtgtactttttcttttttatatgtcacatatatattttatttcttttttaaaatagttCAAATATTAAGTATTGGCCTAATGGTCAAGAGTGtttataatttaagaaaaaaagaacaataaTAATCTCTCACTAAtttttaaataagagaataatacaTTTCAGTATACTCgatcaatatatattttataaacaaattattaaattttaaaaccctaaacataTTTTCCACTTAAATAGTATAGTTTAATTTATACATaagattgattttattttaaataatggtttattcaagtaaaaattaaggtttagggtttatttaagtttaagataaatttaatcaatttcttttctttaaataagtttttaatCTAAATAATCACCCATAATTTAttgtttatataattaaaaaacaatGAGAGAGTTGAGTTGTCGAACACGTAAAggttattatttaaatttcaatgcAGAAAAAAGACGGTGATTAAGATTAAACATTGATGATTAGTTTAATAATAGTAACAAATGATAATTAAGCCCCACGGATGGTTTCCCCGGGAATCTCTCGTCCCCCTCGAGTGGGACGGCTTAGACTTTGCTACacattctgaattttttttagattttgattaTTAAAAGACGAGAATAAATTATTATCttcatattattaaaatttaagatcGGTAGAGTATTTTATACGTTTTCGGTCCTATCATTAACCTTCTAATAAATGTagatagtataaatatatatttgttatttgtGACATTTTTCGCCCACTTCGATTGTTGGGTCCAAATTTTAGGATGTTATATTTATTGTCAGAGTAATTATCGTCAATTATATagtaattaaactatttaatcatgcATTCATTTCATAAACACATTCATGATATACAAACTTTTTCGAGTCTCAATCGAGTctataaaactatttttaaatgaCGTATTTAATGAGTGAATCTATATAAATATTGATGGAATGGGTGGATCTACATGTTAACTTATATATTATTCTATAATtcatagttaaataataaatttatattttgcttTTTTTCTTACAATACCGAAAATTATTATAATCCCTCCTCgacctataaataggaggataatgcattttaatgtatttgaatTTACGTCCTCCTACATTAATAATAATGctcataccaatcgagttaagactcaatcgactatattattattatttttaaataataattttaaaggaGTTGGTGTATGCTAAGATGATTTAAAATCCATGTCtagtcaaataaaaaatatattttatttttttataattaaaaataagatttaaatatatattttaagattaatattaatttgtaagtaatgaaatataaaaaataattatagcaaattttatttttatcttatttaataaaaactaaattatttattgttaattaattaaaaaaatttaaaaaaaaagagaagaaaataattCTAGTTTACATAATAATGATACTTTTCCATACAATTTGTCTACGAAATTGAGAGGAAGGTGGCATTGGTTCTTACATTAAAGATTTCACCACTGATTTAGCTTTGACTTCTCTGCATTTCCACAACTAAATGATTCTAAAATTACTACCAAATCTTCAATTCTGACTTTAATTATTTGGTGCTATCTTTCAATTCTAACCATTCCAATAGTTTGAAGGCTTTTAATTTAGCCTCTTTTTTCCTCCCTTTAGaagataattaatgaataaaagatattcaagatttttaaattatcatATCTCATAACCAAATCCACATTAGTAATATGTTAAAGtctaaaggttttttttttcaataattgaGGGAGGAGAATTGGGTTGCTCGGGATCGAACCTAAACTTTTATGCCTACAATACAATACTATTGCTACTAGGCCAAGAAATTATTGGCTAAGGCGTAAAGGGTTTAAAACTACATTTGTGTTATACCTACgtacatataattttaaaaattacccaTATAATATTGTTATCCAAATACATGGAGGACGCCATCAATAAGTAATGGGAAAAAGTAGAAGTGGACTTCTTTCTCATGTATTTGGATTAAATTCAAAAAGAGGGTTTTACCTGAATGCCATCCTGGTCTAATCAGGATTGTCGAAACCgtctttttgaaaacaaaaattttgttgtcgacttttaaaaataaaactggagtcgccaccgatcctttattaaggtgtgaccggcccaccttaaaaattattttggtctgcgaattttgaaaataggttcgggagtcagttacgcacgaggaagggttagcaccctcgtaacgcccaaaatcggtaccaaattgatcatttaatgtcttagtgtcgaagattaaaaagattttaaaatcaacttgaatgatgaaatttgcaaaaggataacaagttgttcaagtcatgtaaagaaatcgagtcccaatacgttagggtacaattcctcataatccccgaactttgaatatcactttttattttatacgaaaaatcttcatttcgagaaagtaacatgccacacccaatacgttagggcacgacaagttaagttcccaaaaatgatttttacactcatgcattttgaataaagaatatcctCGGTTATTTAAGATTAGCAAAGAAAATccaaacccagtacgttagggctcaatttccctcgaaAACCTCAAACCTCGAATAtcgcttttattcaaaaaaaacctTGAAGcaagaaaataactttgatgTATGGTTAAAACCAAAACATATTTTCAAAAAGAGTATGCTTAAAAGGTAATGTACAATATGATACAAATACTTTAACTTAcagcatatataaatatatatttacaaaataaaaaaatgtataagtatatgtATTGGTAAATCATGCAaatgcgtatatatatattaaaatgtaaaaatgtatatgtttacaaaagttaggaaataaaaacaaaaacatatatacaagTATTTATAAAAGTTTAGAAATATACATATACTATAGAAATGCGCATAAATAAATATGTGGAAAATATAtttacaataattttaaatagtgcatgtatatatatgtatatatatattaaaaatgtgtaAGTATAGCATATaaggaaattatgaaaaatgcgGATGCATATGTATCAAATACGTATATAAATAAGTACATATATATGTCCATAAGAACATGAgaaatgcaaaagaaaagaaaatgcatttatgataatttaaaagagaaaaaaaatgcgtatatgtgtgaatttaaaaaaatgtatatatattacaagaATGcacgtgtatatatatgtataataataatatataatattataataataatagcaatattaataaaatgaactaaaaaaataaataaattgtgaaacaaatgagattaaaaaacaaaaaaaaaggatcagAATGCAAAAATGCGGATTTCATGGGGGTCAAGTAAGGAATACTCCTTCCCCTCAAAACGCAACACTTTGCACAGACCAAATTGAATCAAAAATCAAATATGCGGTTAAatgtgaaagaaaataaaacggcagaaaaaaagaccaaattgaaaagcGTATGGAAGGAGGAGGGGCTGCATGCGAAATAAACCAAAATacccaaaacgcgcggatcctccccccgggtcgggtcaccgcgcgggccAAGGGCCAAGTGgatcaaaacgacgccgttttaaggCCGAAGAGACCCCCCTAAACGTCGCCgttttatttgctttaaaaaaccaaaattttccctaaaaattcaTTCTTTCTCCCCCTTTCTGACACTAAATAGCAGAGAAtctctctgctagggtttcatgTTCACATGCCGCCGCCGTTCAAGCCATCCTCATGGCCTCCGTCGATGCCCCGATCCCCAATCGTGTCGGAGAGGGCACCAACTCGGCGCCTCCGGCGAAAAGGTAAGTTCTCtcctccttttcttctttttatttaggcaaaaataaatgaaaaagaaaaaaaagagaaaatataaaaaataaaataacatatatatataaatgacaaataaaagaacaaaaattaacAAGGTAAAACAATGAGGAAAAAAACACCTTTCtatttcaaaaagaaatttttgtgtttgtattTAGTTTTTCTTTCGGTCACTTTTACACCTTCCCCTCCCACTGTTACAGATTCGATAACAGCTTTAAATAGCcgaaaatgggaaaaaaaatgaacaaaatcaaaataaaatccatTCTATTTTTTGTTGCATATTGTTGCCCGATTTTTGCTCTTCTATTTTGTGTTTGTTGCTACAGGTACTGCTGGAGGCGTGTGCGAGATTCGCGGTGTGCGCGAGCGACGGGCACGATGTGCGGGGGGAGTTGGCTCCGAAGCGTGCGCCGATTGGAGTTGTCGGAGGCGGAGCACGTTGTGGGGGCTTGCGGCGCTGAACTGAACATGGGGCTAGGGTTTGTTTGGGTGTTTAGGGTTA is a window of Gossypium hirsutum isolate 1008001.06 chromosome D08, Gossypium_hirsutum_v2.1, whole genome shotgun sequence DNA encoding:
- the LOC107953203 gene encoding protein TRANSPORT INHIBITOR RESPONSE 1; this translates as MPKRLASSLSDEVLEHVFSFIQSEKDRNVVSAVCKSWYEIERWCRRKIFVGNCYAVSPEMVIRRFPQVRSIELKGKPHFTDFNLVPDGWGGYVLPWITEMAGAYPWLDEIRLKRMVVTDESLELIAKSFKDFKVLVLASCEGFSTDGLAAIAASCKNLRELDLRESEVDDSSVHWLSHFPETYTSMVSLNISCLGSGEVSFSALERLVSRCPNLRSLKLNRAVPLDKTANILRLAPQLVEFSACTYSAELRSDVFSNLAGAFSNCKELRSLSGFWDVVPDYLPAIYSVCSRLTSLNLSYATILSPDLIKLVSHCPSLQRLLVLDYIEDSGLEALASNCKDLQELRVFPSDPFDAEPNASLTEQGLVAVSLGCPKLQSVLYFCRRMSNAALVTIAQNRPNLNRFRLCIIEPNTADYLTGEPFDVGFGAIVEHCKALIRLSLSGLLTDCVFEYIGKYAKKLEMLSVAFAGDSDLGLHHVLSGCESLRKLEIRDCPFGDKALLTNAAKLETMQSLWMSSCSVSFEACKLLSQKMPRLNVEVIDERGPPDSRPENCTVDKLYIYRSVAGPRFDMPPFVWTKDEDLALRLSP